From Vibrio aerogenes, a single genomic window includes:
- a CDS encoding nitrogenase-stabilizing/protective NifW family protein, with translation MSQKNIQQVIAAFTSIEEALHYFEIEFDQRFIDQHGPQLIKRFNGYLLLEKPEDWFAARRALKNAYCKVQRSLLDPHSRSACRGCTSCQRR, from the coding sequence ATGAGCCAAAAGAATATTCAGCAGGTGATTGCTGCGTTTACGTCAATCGAAGAAGCACTGCATTATTTTGAGATTGAATTTGACCAACGTTTTATTGATCAGCATGGGCCGCAATTGATAAAGCGTTTTAATGGTTATCTGCTGCTGGAAAAGCCAGAGGATTGGTTTGCCGCCCGCCGGGCATTGAAAAATGCTTACTGCAAGGTGCAGCGCAGCCTGCTGGACCCGCACAGCCGCTCGGCCTGCCGGGGATGTACCTCCTGCCAGCGGCGGTGA
- a CDS encoding KilA-N domain-containing protein — MPNQFVVSNSSIPVDSDQRINLNALHRASGVGKSKQPNNWLRLDSTKDLINELEQSSDLRTGIVNKIRGGTTPGTFAHQLIAISYAGWISPKFQLEVNRVFLENKTQPLPGYSPGAGCV, encoded by the coding sequence ATGCCAAATCAATTTGTAGTTTCTAATTCATCTATCCCTGTGGATTCGGATCAGAGAATAAACTTGAATGCTCTTCACCGTGCTAGCGGTGTGGGAAAATCAAAACAACCAAATAACTGGCTCAGGTTGGATTCAACAAAAGATTTGATTAATGAATTAGAGCAATCCTCAGATCTGAGAACTGGTATAGTCAATAAAATTCGGGGAGGTACTACACCAGGTACATTCGCTCATCAGCTCATCGCTATTTCATATGCCGGATGGATCAGCCCTAAGTTTCAGTTAGAGGTCAATCGGGTATTTTTGGAAAACAAAACCCAGCCCCTTCCCGGCTACAGCCCGGGTGCTGGTTGCGTTTGA
- a CDS encoding Gfo/Idh/MocA family oxidoreductase, producing the protein MTEMKPGDLAKPLRVLLCGAAFGEVYLKAIERLPQYFQLAGVMARGSEHSRKIAETHQVPLMTSVDEVSKADFDLACVVIKSGVVGGPGTKISCALMEKEIPVIQEYPLHCDEVVQCIKTSNQMKTPWMMNSFYPDVAPVRRFIEAVQGLRKLSDICAIHVETSIQVLYPLIDILMQSLDNLRPWRFSNVLCRNGPFSVISARFGTIPVVFHIQNQIHPDDPDNYMHVLHRISVTSEDGTLTLNDTHGDVTWSPRAHVPRNEQGYLDMFNEDYPQMKENVLHSLNSQATETPIRYAEVFSQLLPGAMEKVLTRFCHQVVRGEPDRRQQQRVLTTCQCWQALNEALGPTEVINQERPYRLVTVRDLEDAIRDLQ; encoded by the coding sequence ATGACTGAGATGAAACCCGGCGATTTGGCAAAACCTTTACGTGTTTTGTTATGTGGTGCCGCTTTTGGTGAAGTCTATCTGAAGGCCATCGAACGCTTGCCCCAGTACTTTCAGCTGGCTGGCGTGATGGCCCGCGGCAGTGAACATAGCAGGAAAATAGCTGAAACCCATCAGGTGCCGTTGATGACTTCGGTTGACGAGGTGTCTAAAGCTGATTTTGATCTTGCCTGCGTAGTCATTAAATCAGGGGTGGTTGGTGGCCCCGGAACCAAAATCAGCTGTGCTTTGATGGAAAAAGAGATTCCGGTGATTCAGGAATATCCGCTGCATTGTGATGAAGTGGTTCAGTGTATTAAAACCTCGAATCAGATGAAGACGCCATGGATGATGAACAGCTTTTATCCTGATGTTGCGCCGGTCCGGCGGTTTATTGAAGCCGTGCAGGGGTTGCGCAAACTGTCTGATATTTGTGCCATCCACGTTGAAACCAGTATTCAGGTACTGTATCCGCTGATAGATATTCTGATGCAGAGTCTGGATAACCTGCGTCCGTGGCGTTTTTCCAATGTGTTATGCCGGAACGGGCCTTTCTCCGTGATTTCGGCCCGGTTTGGCACTATTCCGGTTGTATTTCATATCCAGAATCAGATTCACCCGGATGATCCGGACAATTATATGCATGTGTTACACCGTATTTCTGTCACCTCAGAAGATGGTACGCTGACACTGAATGATACGCACGGTGATGTCACCTGGTCGCCACGGGCACATGTGCCCAGAAACGAACAGGGTTATCTGGATATGTTTAATGAAGATTATCCGCAGATGAAAGAAAATGTCCTGCACTCTCTGAACAGCCAGGCAACTGAAACGCCGATCCGCTACGCCGAAGTTTTCAGTCAGCTGTTGCCGGGGGCGATGGAGAAAGTGTTGACCCGTTTCTGTCATCAGGTCGTCCGGGGTGAACCTGACCGGCGGCAGCAGCAGCGGGTGCTGACAACCTGTCAGTGCTGGCAGGCTTTGAATGAAGCCCTGGGGCCAACGGAAGTGATCAATCAGGAGCGGCCATACAGATTGGTAACAGTTCGTGATCTGGAGGATGCGATTCGTGACTTACAGTAA
- a CDS encoding saccharopine dehydrogenase NADP-binding domain-containing protein — protein sequence MMRPVIGITGVTGMVGKALLSLIKNCQPDAEIRLGVRQPDRLADSPYPVVAVDLKQPGSLAAFCQGCAIIVNCAGPSALYGLNVARAAAIAGAHCIDAFGSYGPDSARELDDIMAVPGAASVITGAGVFPGLSELLPMAMASRYFDNVSTLHAAAGGLEPCSKGAGIDILMSAVAGYGQATGADLTALEGFPSHIIAKPFRSTDFVRMTETFGCQEAHWYSVFSSSRVSEVIADQCHQLASAGELTECMMASAADKLSEVADEQLAGRTPWYRMRIDMSGSLQGEPLCYRALLQTPASYGLTALTMYATLTTVLQDLSLHGHFRASEIVSPELMVALIQQDDRHQLHFVQLPIHATSFYSNENETEEGFL from the coding sequence ATGATGAGACCTGTCATTGGTATCACCGGTGTGACCGGTATGGTCGGGAAAGCTCTGCTTTCCCTGATCAAAAACTGTCAGCCGGATGCTGAAATCCGTCTGGGTGTCAGGCAGCCTGACCGTCTGGCTGACAGCCCGTATCCGGTTGTTGCGGTTGATTTGAAGCAGCCCGGCTCACTGGCAGCGTTCTGTCAGGGATGTGCCATTATCGTTAATTGTGCCGGGCCTTCTGCGTTATATGGTCTGAATGTTGCGCGTGCTGCCGCGATTGCCGGGGCTCATTGTATTGATGCATTTGGCAGTTACGGGCCTGATTCAGCCAGAGAACTTGATGACATAATGGCAGTGCCTGGCGCAGCCAGTGTGATTACCGGTGCCGGGGTATTCCCCGGCCTGTCTGAGCTATTGCCAATGGCGATGGCCAGCCGGTATTTTGATAACGTCAGTACGCTGCATGCAGCTGCGGGCGGGCTGGAGCCCTGCTCGAAAGGGGCCGGTATTGATATTCTGATGAGCGCGGTGGCCGGTTATGGTCAGGCCACGGGCGCTGATCTGACGGCGTTGGAAGGTTTCCCGTCTCACATCATTGCCAAACCATTCCGGAGTACTGATTTTGTCAGAATGACGGAGACATTCGGATGTCAGGAAGCACACTGGTATTCCGTTTTCTCTTCCTCCAGGGTTTCTGAGGTGATTGCTGACCAGTGTCACCAGTTAGCCTCAGCCGGTGAGTTGACGGAATGCATGATGGCTTCGGCGGCAGATAAACTCTCTGAAGTGGCCGATGAACAACTGGCAGGCCGAACCCCGTGGTACAGAATGCGCATCGATATGAGTGGCAGCCTGCAGGGGGAACCGCTTTGCTACCGTGCACTGCTGCAGACGCCGGCCAGCTATGGACTGACCGCGCTGACAATGTATGCGACTTTAACCACAGTTTTGCAGGATTTATCTTTGCATGGCCATTTCCGTGCCAGTGAGATTGTCAGTCCTGAACTGATGGTTGCGTTGATTCAACAAGATGATCGTCATCAGTTGCATTTTGTGCAGCTACCGATCCACGCAACATCTTTCTATTCGAACGAAAATGAAACAGAAGAAGGCTTTTTATAA
- a CDS encoding thioesterase II family protein, with protein sequence MTYSKLSQVSGNITGQQQQSRGLHVPADSVPATSVTGASKWLKTFVPRPDASLRLICLPHAGGGASAYATWARLLPEHTELVAVQLPGREDRLAEPMIDSMTALVKILMPHLLRLNDKPYVLFGHSMGAVIAYEICQMMVKTAQQPPAHLIISGREAPRLSRNDNLHLVPDQALIEAIIRLEPQSKAVFDHPELAAISLPVIRNDYRLINGYQYQPDSQMLTLPLTAISGDDDPELLPGDMPAWQDVTDGHFSWHRFSGGHFYLKPHREGVVRIIADVMDTVWQKQQSSTG encoded by the coding sequence GTGACTTACAGTAAATTATCTCAGGTATCTGGCAACATCACGGGACAACAGCAACAAAGCCGGGGACTTCATGTTCCCGCTGATTCTGTTCCCGCTACTTCTGTCACCGGGGCATCTAAATGGCTGAAAACATTTGTGCCGCGTCCGGATGCATCTCTGCGGCTGATCTGCCTGCCACATGCCGGTGGCGGCGCCAGTGCGTATGCGACCTGGGCCAGACTGCTGCCTGAACATACCGAGCTGGTGGCGGTGCAGTTGCCGGGCAGGGAAGACCGGCTGGCTGAACCCATGATTGATTCGATGACTGCTCTGGTGAAAATACTGATGCCACATCTGCTCCGGCTGAATGATAAGCCGTATGTTTTATTCGGCCACAGTATGGGCGCAGTAATTGCGTATGAAATTTGCCAGATGATGGTAAAAACTGCTCAGCAGCCACCAGCGCATTTAATTATCTCCGGCCGTGAAGCACCGCGGCTCAGCCGTAATGATAATCTCCATTTGGTGCCCGATCAGGCACTGATTGAAGCGATTATCCGGCTGGAACCTCAAAGCAAAGCCGTGTTTGACCATCCGGAGCTGGCGGCGATCAGCCTGCCGGTGATTCGTAACGATTACCGGCTGATCAATGGGTATCAATATCAACCGGACAGCCAGATGCTTACATTGCCACTGACGGCAATCAGTGGCGATGATGATCCGGAGTTGTTACCCGGAGACATGCCGGCATGGCAGGACGTGACAGACGGACATTTCAGCTGGCACCGCTTCAGCGGAGGGCATTTTTATTTAAAACCGCACCGTGAAGGTGTGGTCCGGATCATCGCTGATGTGATGGATACAGTGTGGCAAAAACAGCAAAGTTCGACCGGGTAA
- a CDS encoding transposase, translating to MYPIVWLDAIHYKIKENGRFVSKAVYTILGLTIEDKKELLGIYLSDSEGAHYWLSVLTDLQSRGRQRYFDCLCRWAERLP from the coding sequence ATTTATCCGATTGTCTGGCTCGATGCGATTCACTATAAAATTAAGGAAAATGGTCGTTTCGTCTCCAAAGCAGTTTATACCATTCTGGGATTGACTATCGAAGATAAGAAAGAGCTGTTGGGAATTTATCTGTCTGATTCTGAAGGCGCACATTACTGGCTCAGTGTCCTGACTGACCTGCAAAGTCGGGGGAGGCAAAGATATTTTGATTGCCTGTGTCGATGGGCTGAAAGGCTTCCCTGA
- a CDS encoding non-ribosomal peptide synthetase, with translation MTVKTLLSEMEALGVRLWTEGGQLRFQAPVGVLTEDHRNRLKAAKGELITLLDAQVAGVKQDLEHRYAPFPLTPIQAAYLVGRGDAFEYGGVGCHGYLELNFERLDTKRMTQAWARLVQRHPMLRAAILPDGVQQVMADFQAPDVIVTDFSALPAAEAAQKFEAIRAEMAGQVYTPAQAPLYELRISRMPAHDTLHVSVDLLIADFVSIQVLLSELDHLYRHPDKELPLIRADFRDILLAERAAMDTPAGQARYARDKQYWADRLASLPPAPDWPVQDSQQKYGKAAFVRHDFVLGKEKWQQLQQKTRDQRMTPSGVVLAAFCEVLRRWSASKSFCVNVTVLNRPAIHEDIDRIIGDFTQVNILEVKAESGTGFINRCRHLQDQLLTDLEHSSYTGVDLLREIGRNAETRGRLMPYVFTSTLGAGKGGHPSFMDGATLGFGISQTPQVWLDCQVSERDGCLHLNWDVRDGVFRDGVIEQAFGAMCRLIDKLAVDDCWSDASVVTIPEQSLTQRNLQNLIQAPLPQNPLHAGFMRQVVATPDRIAVSAGAQHFTYRMLAEKAAAVATWLKENGIRQAEPVAVCLPKSFDQIAAVMGVMLAGGAYVPLSAEQPRHRHNLIMQDARITRLVTDPANGHDWEENIRILDMGDVRPAPFLPEAWLDARFDPQQLAYVIFTSGTTGQPKGVMISHQAALNTLCDVSARISLQASDKVLGLASLSFDLSVYDVFATLSCGAALVLPDPGQLNNPAHWLALLTREEVTVWNSVPAQLQMLTSVLEDQAVSLSLRVALLSGDWIPVSLPETAKRFIPGLRVISMGGATEAAVWSVWYDIQSVELTDKSIPYGRPMNNQGFHILDDDMQPCPDWVPGALYISGHGLALGYMGDAEKTRQQFVTHPGTGERLYKTGDNGRFRADGLIEFLGRNDTQVKINGHRIELSEIDAVLQQHPQVAHATSVISHQEDDEKRLAAFIEAAYLTEPARDDRQSWYDCLLTTGDGMTADVDRGKLVQWVECADRIALLDIMKTFHDSGLFQTAEHGYTLAEIIDATHTSDDYHHLMRRWLHALTGFGWLKESQGVYHCIRPYSKQEHENTWQKLQQLEDEVQYSAELLRYLRESAEALPQLLTGEADPLDLLFPQGEMDTALAAYNQNLVARTMNRCVVAAAEQHARKFTKEKPMRLLEIGAGVGGTSNDIIPALDGLPVDYQFTDLSTYFLNAARERYSEYPWVRYGIFDLNQPNWLQGQPDRSLDMIVCANVLHNSVYAPDVLAQLRRMVVPGGLIVIIEATREIYSLMTSMEFKHGLNGFKDFRQQTGQTFITRKQWVGLFADASLELLGGYPLEDDPMSYAGQTTFIVRAPETRHTVRHEEMTAWLTERLPGYMVPSYVEVLEHLPLTANGKVDRKTLAKRVVTPKTGQTVKVAGDMSEMEQKVAAIWSDALGGVPVSREQDFFQAGGDSLLIAQVVTRLREQIPQSQQLSWDRLMREMLSKPTVAHIAGLLTHLEAGSEHGQAHQVTVSPLVHLAGVTTPSGKGMTRILVHDGSGTLAPYREVISAIQAAMTPEDSLFGLTLTDNEHFLQRPTDGLIETLGAEYATLVAALGVTEVQVIGYCMGGFIAAEISRNLLESGMTPSCCVISSGKFKHQIEEELLLERAFATLMGADLVEAGHTSDHEALDRTIQQIMAQHQGVIPTGSIQQCQEESIRRAYTALAEKTHPQRLKMIAGAMADIPDNSWNDEQLSSVYRVFRHSLTAVANYHPLPYLGALSIFNDDQSVQLLPGLPVEMSSIWDEISLGIAEQSMINANHVTCMTGHHIQQWITALFDDLPLARDRQAQTAEASL, from the coding sequence ATGACCGTGAAGACTTTGCTATCCGAAATGGAAGCGTTGGGAGTCAGGCTGTGGACGGAAGGTGGCCAGTTGCGTTTTCAGGCACCGGTTGGTGTTTTGACTGAAGATCATCGCAACCGGCTGAAAGCTGCCAAAGGAGAATTAATCACACTTCTGGATGCTCAGGTGGCCGGAGTAAAACAAGATCTTGAGCATCGTTATGCGCCGTTTCCTCTGACGCCGATTCAGGCCGCTTACCTGGTCGGCCGTGGTGATGCTTTTGAGTATGGCGGCGTGGGCTGTCATGGTTATCTTGAACTGAATTTTGAGCGGCTGGATACAAAACGGATGACGCAGGCATGGGCCCGGTTAGTGCAGCGTCATCCGATGCTGCGGGCAGCAATTTTGCCTGATGGTGTTCAGCAGGTGATGGCAGATTTTCAGGCACCAGATGTGATTGTCACCGATTTCAGCGCATTGCCGGCTGCAGAAGCGGCGCAGAAATTTGAAGCTATCCGCGCTGAAATGGCGGGTCAGGTCTATACACCGGCACAGGCACCCTTGTATGAGCTGAGGATTAGCCGGATGCCGGCGCATGACACCCTGCACGTTTCTGTCGATTTGCTGATTGCTGACTTTGTCAGTATTCAGGTGCTGCTGTCTGAGCTGGACCATTTGTACCGTCATCCCGACAAAGAACTACCGCTGATCCGGGCCGATTTCCGCGATATTTTACTGGCGGAAAGAGCGGCGATGGATACTCCCGCCGGGCAGGCCAGATATGCACGGGATAAGCAATACTGGGCTGATCGCCTTGCATCACTGCCGCCCGCACCAGACTGGCCGGTTCAGGACTCGCAGCAGAAGTATGGCAAAGCGGCTTTTGTCCGCCATGACTTTGTGCTGGGAAAAGAGAAATGGCAGCAATTGCAGCAGAAAACAAGGGATCAACGCATGACGCCATCCGGTGTTGTCCTTGCTGCGTTCTGTGAAGTGTTGCGCCGTTGGTCTGCGTCCAAAAGTTTTTGTGTGAATGTGACTGTGCTGAATCGTCCGGCGATCCATGAAGATATTGACCGGATTATCGGTGACTTCACTCAGGTGAATATTCTGGAAGTCAAAGCTGAGTCCGGAACCGGCTTTATCAACCGTTGCCGTCATCTGCAGGATCAGTTATTGACTGATCTGGAGCACAGCAGTTATACCGGGGTTGATCTGCTCAGAGAGATTGGCCGGAATGCAGAAACCCGCGGCCGCCTGATGCCTTACGTGTTCACCAGTACACTCGGTGCCGGAAAAGGCGGGCATCCATCTTTTATGGATGGGGCAACGCTGGGCTTCGGTATCTCACAGACACCACAGGTCTGGCTGGATTGTCAGGTTTCTGAACGCGATGGCTGTTTGCACCTCAACTGGGATGTCCGTGACGGCGTTTTCCGTGACGGCGTGATTGAACAGGCCTTTGGTGCGATGTGCCGGCTTATCGACAAACTGGCAGTTGATGACTGCTGGTCTGACGCCTCTGTTGTCACCATTCCTGAACAGTCTCTGACGCAGAGAAATCTGCAGAACCTGATTCAGGCACCTTTACCCCAAAATCCTTTACATGCAGGTTTCATGCGTCAGGTGGTTGCGACTCCCGACCGGATTGCTGTGTCGGCCGGAGCTCAGCACTTCACCTACCGGATGCTGGCAGAAAAAGCCGCGGCCGTTGCAACATGGCTGAAAGAGAATGGTATCCGTCAGGCGGAGCCTGTGGCTGTATGTTTACCGAAATCCTTTGATCAGATTGCTGCGGTCATGGGGGTGATGCTGGCTGGCGGGGCTTATGTACCGCTGTCGGCAGAGCAACCCCGTCACCGGCATAACCTGATCATGCAGGATGCCCGGATCACCCGGCTGGTGACGGATCCGGCAAATGGTCACGACTGGGAAGAAAATATCCGGATTCTGGATATGGGTGATGTCCGGCCCGCACCATTCTTACCGGAAGCCTGGCTTGACGCCCGCTTTGACCCGCAGCAACTGGCTTATGTCATCTTTACTTCCGGAACAACCGGGCAACCGAAAGGGGTGATGATCAGCCATCAGGCGGCACTGAATACTTTGTGCGATGTCTCGGCGAGAATCAGCCTTCAGGCTTCAGATAAAGTCCTTGGACTGGCCAGTCTGAGTTTCGATTTATCCGTTTATGACGTCTTTGCAACCTTGTCTTGTGGCGCTGCGCTGGTACTGCCGGATCCCGGCCAGCTGAATAATCCGGCCCACTGGCTGGCACTGCTGACCCGTGAGGAAGTCACCGTCTGGAACTCTGTACCGGCACAATTACAGATGTTGACCAGTGTGCTCGAAGATCAGGCTGTTTCTTTGTCACTACGGGTCGCGCTGTTATCCGGAGACTGGATACCTGTCAGTCTGCCGGAGACGGCAAAACGGTTTATTCCCGGCTTGAGAGTCATCAGTATGGGAGGTGCAACTGAAGCGGCGGTCTGGTCGGTCTGGTATGACATTCAATCGGTTGAGCTGACAGACAAAAGTATCCCTTATGGCCGTCCGATGAATAATCAGGGTTTCCATATTCTGGACGATGACATGCAGCCATGTCCGGACTGGGTGCCCGGTGCACTGTATATTTCCGGGCATGGTCTGGCGCTTGGTTATATGGGCGATGCGGAGAAAACCCGCCAGCAGTTTGTCACGCATCCCGGCACCGGTGAACGTTTGTATAAAACCGGTGATAACGGACGCTTCCGTGCTGATGGTCTGATCGAATTCCTTGGCCGGAATGATACCCAGGTGAAAATTAACGGCCACCGGATTGAGTTGAGTGAAATAGACGCTGTGCTGCAACAACATCCGCAGGTGGCACATGCGACCAGTGTGATCAGCCATCAGGAAGATGATGAAAAACGTCTGGCAGCTTTCATTGAAGCCGCTTATTTAACTGAACCGGCAAGGGATGATCGCCAAAGCTGGTATGACTGCCTGCTGACAACCGGTGATGGAATGACCGCAGATGTGGATCGCGGGAAGCTGGTGCAGTGGGTGGAATGTGCCGACCGGATTGCGCTGCTGGATATTATGAAAACGTTTCATGACAGTGGCCTGTTCCAGACGGCAGAACATGGTTATACGCTCGCTGAAATAATTGATGCGACCCATACCTCAGATGATTACCATCATCTGATGCGACGGTGGTTGCATGCATTGACCGGCTTTGGCTGGCTCAAAGAGTCTCAGGGGGTGTATCACTGTATTCGTCCTTACAGCAAGCAGGAGCATGAGAATACGTGGCAAAAATTACAGCAGCTGGAAGATGAAGTGCAATACAGTGCTGAATTACTCCGTTACTTACGTGAATCGGCAGAGGCATTACCGCAACTATTGACCGGTGAAGCCGATCCGCTCGATCTCTTGTTCCCTCAGGGAGAAATGGATACCGCGCTGGCTGCATATAACCAGAATCTGGTTGCCCGGACCATGAACCGGTGTGTGGTTGCGGCAGCAGAGCAGCATGCACGCAAGTTTACCAAAGAAAAACCCATGCGTTTGCTGGAAATTGGTGCCGGTGTCGGTGGGACCTCGAACGATATTATCCCTGCGCTGGACGGGCTTCCGGTTGATTATCAGTTTACTGATTTATCCACCTACTTCCTCAATGCGGCCCGTGAACGCTACAGTGAATATCCCTGGGTCAGATATGGCATTTTCGATCTCAATCAGCCCAACTGGTTGCAGGGGCAGCCTGACCGCAGTCTGGATATGATCGTATGTGCGAATGTGCTGCATAACTCAGTTTATGCGCCTGACGTGCTGGCTCAGTTACGGCGGATGGTGGTGCCCGGTGGTTTGATTGTCATTATTGAAGCTACGCGGGAAATTTATTCTCTGATGACGTCGATGGAGTTCAAACATGGTCTGAACGGATTTAAAGATTTCAGACAACAAACCGGTCAGACATTTATTACCCGTAAACAGTGGGTTGGCTTGTTTGCTGACGCGTCGCTGGAATTACTGGGCGGCTATCCGCTGGAAGATGATCCGATGAGTTATGCCGGCCAAACGACATTCATTGTCCGGGCACCGGAAACCCGTCATACCGTGAGACATGAAGAGATGACAGCGTGGCTGACAGAGCGGCTACCGGGTTATATGGTGCCATCTTATGTTGAAGTTCTTGAACATTTACCACTGACGGCCAACGGGAAAGTCGACCGGAAAACACTGGCCAAACGGGTGGTCACACCGAAAACCGGTCAGACGGTCAAAGTGGCCGGTGACATGTCGGAAATGGAACAGAAAGTGGCTGCGATCTGGTCGGATGCGCTGGGGGGTGTTCCGGTGAGCCGTGAGCAGGATTTCTTCCAGGCGGGCGGAGATTCGCTGCTGATTGCTCAGGTCGTGACCCGCCTCCGGGAACAGATTCCGCAATCTCAGCAGCTGAGCTGGGACCGGCTGATGCGGGAAATGCTGAGTAAGCCAACAGTTGCGCACATTGCCGGCTTGCTGACGCATCTTGAGGCGGGTTCTGAGCACGGGCAAGCGCATCAGGTCACCGTGTCACCACTGGTTCATCTGGCGGGCGTCACCACACCTTCCGGTAAAGGGATGACCCGGATTCTGGTGCATGACGGCAGTGGGACGCTGGCACCTTACAGAGAAGTCATCTCTGCGATTCAGGCGGCGATGACACCGGAAGATAGCTTGTTCGGACTGACACTGACAGACAATGAGCATTTCTTACAACGTCCGACAGATGGTTTGATTGAAACGCTGGGCGCAGAATACGCGACGCTGGTGGCGGCGCTGGGTGTCACTGAGGTGCAGGTGATTGGTTATTGTATGGGAGGCTTTATTGCTGCAGAAATCTCGCGCAACTTGCTGGAAAGCGGCATGACGCCGTCATGTTGTGTGATCAGCAGTGGTAAGTTTAAACATCAGATTGAAGAAGAACTGTTGCTCGAACGCGCTTTTGCCACACTGATGGGCGCCGATCTGGTTGAAGCGGGTCATACGTCTGATCATGAAGCGCTGGACCGGACAATTCAGCAGATTATGGCGCAGCATCAGGGGGTGATACCGACAGGCAGTATCCAGCAGTGTCAGGAAGAATCTATCCGGCGGGCTTACACTGCTCTGGCGGAGAAAACACATCCGCAGCGACTGAAAATGATCGCCGGTGCGATGGCCGATATTCCTGATAACTCGTGGAATGACGAACAGCTTTCGAGCGTTTACCGTGTGTTCCGGCATAGTCTCACCGCAGTAGCAAATTATCATCCGCTACCTTATCTGGGAGCATTGTCGATCTTTAATGATGACCAGTCTGTGCAACTTTTACCGGGTCTGCCGGTCGAAATGAGCAGTATCTGGGATGAAATCTCTTTGGGAATTGCGGAGCAGTCGATGATCAATGCTAATCATGTCACCTGTATGACCGGCCATCACATTCAACAGTGGATAACCGCGCTGTTTGATGACCTGCCCCTGGCGAGAGACAGGCAAGCACAAACCGCAGAGGCATCATTATGA
- a CDS encoding HAD family hydrolase, with translation MKNYKAYLFDLDGTLVNSEPLKGKAIALTCHDYGFPVDYHIYQDVMGQHWSAVTAHFFRQAGFSPDQAEFDQKFRAHYEQLLSRQLALNAGAADYLQWLKNTTQPCAVVSSGARWMVECILSAMQIADIFSVVIGREDVTRHKPDPEGYLSALSQLGVTPEEAVVFEDSAAGIAAGVACGCDVVAFAHEFNAHNDLSKAVQVISDYDQMRR, from the coding sequence TTGAAAAACTATAAAGCATATCTGTTTGATTTAGATGGCACACTGGTGAACTCAGAACCATTAAAAGGAAAGGCGATAGCACTGACCTGTCATGATTATGGATTTCCGGTCGATTATCATATTTATCAGGATGTGATGGGGCAGCACTGGTCCGCCGTCACCGCTCATTTCTTCCGGCAAGCGGGCTTCAGCCCGGATCAGGCAGAATTTGACCAGAAATTCAGAGCGCATTATGAGCAGTTGCTTTCCCGGCAATTAGCGCTGAACGCTGGTGCGGCTGACTATCTTCAGTGGCTGAAAAATACCACTCAGCCATGTGCTGTGGTCAGCTCCGGTGCCCGCTGGATGGTTGAGTGTATTCTCAGCGCAATGCAGATTGCGGATATTTTCAGTGTGGTGATTGGCAGAGAAGATGTGACCCGGCATAAACCCGATCCGGAAGGTTACCTGTCGGCATTATCTCAGCTGGGCGTGACCCCGGAGGAAGCGGTGGTGTTTGAAGATTCCGCCGCAGGTATAGCAGCAGGGGTTGCCTGTGGATGTGATGTCGTGGCTTTCGCCCATGAATTCAACGCACACAATGATTTGTCAAAAGCTGTTCAGGTGATTTCTGATTACGATCAGATGCGCCGGTAA
- a CDS encoding DUF1820 family protein, with the protein MTKQIMAQQKPLYKVIFIQAGKQYEVFVRELLSSNIFGFIEIGDFVWDTRATIVLDPSHEKLKDEFDAVDRTFLPMHCILRVDRVAQHQIEKSGMAKIVELGDKVAHFPGPVYTPKK; encoded by the coding sequence ATGACAAAACAGATAATGGCACAGCAAAAACCACTTTATAAAGTCATTTTTATTCAGGCCGGAAAGCAGTATGAAGTGTTTGTCCGGGAATTGCTCAGCAGTAATATCTTCGGTTTCATTGAAATTGGTGATTTTGTCTGGGATACCCGGGCGACGATTGTGCTCGACCCAAGTCATGAGAAGTTAAAAGATGAATTTGATGCAGTGGACCGGACGTTTCTGCCCATGCATTGCATTCTGAGAGTTGACCGGGTCGCACAGCATCAGATAGAGAAAAGCGGCATGGCAAAAATTGTGGAGCTGGGGGATAAAGTGGCTCACTTTCCCGGACCGGTTTATACACCGAAAAAGTGA